A single genomic interval of Metasolibacillus fluoroglycofenilyticus harbors:
- a CDS encoding DUF350 domain-containing protein, with protein sequence MLASAFWQHPLVETAGYFSVVVLCLVVSMVLFEVVTKYKNWEEIKKGNVAVALATGGKILGICNIFRYSIERHTTLMEMLGWGLYGFILLIFAYFLFEFLTPLIKVDEEIAKDNRSVGFISCTISVGLSFVIGASIA encoded by the coding sequence ATGTTAGCATCAGCATTTTGGCAACATCCTTTAGTAGAAACAGCGGGTTATTTTAGCGTTGTTGTACTTTGTCTAGTCGTATCAATGGTGTTATTTGAAGTTGTAACGAAGTATAAGAACTGGGAAGAAATAAAAAAGGGCAATGTGGCAGTAGCGCTTGCAACTGGTGGGAAAATTCTGGGTATTTGTAATATTTTCCGCTACTCTATTGAGCGTCATACAACGTTAATGGAGATGCTCGGTTGGGGCTTATATGGCTTTATATTACTTATTTTCGCCTATTTTTTATTTGAATTTTTAACACCACTCATTAAAGTGGATGAGGAAATTGCTAAGGACAATCGTTCTGTCGGCTTTATTTCCTGTACAATTTCGGTTGGCCTATCATTTGTTATCGGGGCAAGTATTGCGTAG